The Mustelus asterias chromosome 1, sMusAst1.hap1.1, whole genome shotgun sequence genomic interval aagtccttctgcagccccctgcttcctcaatactacctgtccctctacatacctttgtatcatctgcaaacttagcaacagtgccttcagttccttctttcaaatcgttaatgtatattgtgaaaagttgtggtcccagcactgacctctgaggcacaccactagtcaccggctgccatcctgaaaaagacccctttatccccactctctgccttctgccaatcagcTAATCGtccatccatgccaggatcttacccttaatagcatgggaacttatttaacagtctcctatgcggcaccttgtcaaaggccttctggtaATCTAAATAagtcatgtccactggttctcctttatctaacttccttgttacctcctcaaagaactacaCTATACCCTGTTGAAACAATACCTCCAGCGTTTTGAAAGTGCAGAAATTGCGTGGATCTGCCTGCCTCTTAGCAACCCTTTCATGGTGAATTTTGAACCCTGGGATTTTTTTATAACTGTATTCTGTTAGTCTTTCAATCAAAGGAATTAATGCTCATATACTGACTAATCTTATTTCCTTTCAGGATATTTGATTGAGATGTCTTTccgtggaggtcggggtggtggaggaggcggCTTTGGTAGAGGAGGCAGAGGTGGAGGCGGCGgctttggaggaggaagaggaggaggaggaggtggctacggtggaggaggaagaggaggaggaggtggctacggtggaggaggaagaggaggtggcttcggtggaggaagaggagggcgTGGTGGTGGAGGATTCCGCGGAGGTGGGCGAGGAGGTTTCAGTAGAGGTTATGATCAGGGACCTCCTGATAGCGTAGTAGGTAAGAGCTTCACAATAGACTCAGATACCACAGTCCCTAAACCAAAGGTTAATTGCAGTTCTGATTAAATATTTGAAATATTTCTGTGGCTCAGTCTTAGTCTGCTTGGCATAAACATTACATTTTTCAGAGATTAGTAAGGCAGACTGGCTAAAGCATTTACCAACTAATAGTATTTATTGATTACCCGAATAATTTAAATGCTGCAGCAGAAAGTTGTATAATGCTTCAGATCTCATGCAATCTCTCCAGTAATAAAGCAGAACTGAATGGTTTTATTTTTATTGGTGAAGGGATTCTGGTTTTCTCTCCATTCTTGACTTCCTGAAACAAATAGTAATGATCTATTATAGTGCAGTGTGAAATGATTTACAACACTTCAGGTGCCTTGTTGCTAATGCAGACCTTGCACATTGCCTGTACATATTAGTATGACTTTTCCATGTGTGCTGTGTACACTTCCCACACGGGTGTTAATGAAGTGAGATGGCACATGTAGGTGCATGCCCTCTGTGTGCCCGAAGGCATGCAGTATGTGATATCAAGATGCCAGTGACCCGAGTGAGTTGATAAAATGCCAGGCTGCCAAGTTGGATCAACACAATAGTTGCAGTGGCAATAGTTCCAATACAACTTGCTTTGTGTGTGGACAGGGCATGGGAAGGAGGAGACAGATGTTCtgcaaggagggagggagaaggcccTATCCACAAAGGATCTACTGGGTGCTCCAGTCGTCCTTAGCAATGAATCGGCAGCAATGCCAAGGGAGGCTACCATAGATATAGTGAGTAGTGATGGAGTTATGCTACCTCCTTCACACTGACCTGAAGCCTCAAAGCAGGGTGAGGATACCCCTCCCTGTACCTCTGAAGTTCAATTTGATCCTTGCATTCTGTGCTACAGATTGTTCAGGTGTCCAGGTTGGTGATATTGAACCAAATCCTTTCCAACCACGTCAACAGTAGCCTCAGTTCATGCAACTGGATAGAGCCTCTGAGGAACCACATTGAGTAAAAATGATCATCTTCATCCCAAAACAGACCCAACCATCCACAAAATACATCCATCTTAGACTGTCTATCACAAACATCTCATCGTCCTCATTAACCAGTAACAGCCAATAGAAAATACCTTTACTCAACAACTTTATCTGACATCACATCAATCATACATTAAAAACTCCTAATTCCTTATGCATCACCTTTGTGTTTGCCAGGCAGGTGCCTTTGTCTGATCCAGTGCTGCTACAGTGCGCTTGCTACTCCTGTGGCTGCAGAATGGCTGAAGGGAAGCTGCTGCCCCTCACATGGGGAGACTATAGCTACCCTTTCAGAATGCCCTGGAGCAGCTTTGGGCACTGAGAGCCCAGCTTCAGATAGCATCACCTTATCATGGGTGGGAGCAATCTGGACTGACGAGTGGCAACAGCAAGGGTACTGAGAGAGTGGCATTGGTGGGAGCATGAATGTGGTTCATCCTGAGAGAGAGTAGCAGATTCACACTCAATGGCCTCAGTGCCTTGTCCCTAGGGTGGCACCTCAGCCATCCTGAAAAATATTCTGGAAGAAAAATTGCAGTGAGAACCTGCATGTCCTGCTGGACAGACACATTACCATGGATTGGTCAGGCAGCGATAATCTAGAGGTTCCTATCACTTCCATAAtggaaaggatgggctccaagCTGTGCATGAAGCCCTATGCCATGTTggagctggactcctccatgTTCCAACCTTGTTTCTGGAGACTATCTGTCTAGTCTGACAATGCGCTGAACATCTTGACATGCATTATCATGGTTTTCCTATAGTTCATCCCTATGTGGTCCTCAACTGAGTTCCCTGCAGGAGAACGTGTCTGTGAAATCATTCTCTGGGAAGTTTGTACATGAACTGCCCTATTCACTTGCCCTGGGAGCAGCCATGAGTGGCCGATGACTTGCCACATTCTGATCCTGACTCTATTCAGCCCTCTTCAGGTTCATGCAGCACtgatatctgagctggtggctgcaaaTGTTGATTAGGTTCAGTCAGTTTCCAATATTTACCGTACTTTAACAATCATTTTCAGGAGACTATTAGTAACATTGATATGGGGAGTCGATGGTGTAGTGAGTCGGCACACTTTTCGCCTCTTGTACTTCAACAAAAATAGTGGGATGAAAACATTTAATGCTGTGATAGTTCTATTTGTATCATTATTTCAGATAAATTCTGATGTGCAGATTTAATGGGATTATAGTTGTCTTAATAATTTGCTACTTTTTAACAATACAGTATTAGGACATTTCATGCATCCTTGTGAAGATGAAATCGTTTGCAAGTGCACTTCAGAAGAAAATAAAGTTCCATATTTCAACGCACCAGTTTACttggaaaacaaagaacaaattgGGAAAGTTGATGAAATATTTGGACAGCTGCGAGATTTTGTATCCTTTTTGAGTTGGTGTTGGAAAAGATCCTGAACTGATGTGACAACATTATAACATTGATTATATTTCGCATTAAAGTATTGTATTGAAGGCAGCATTTTCTTAGACCGCTTATACTTCTGTCGGGGGTGCTAGTGAAATGAACCTATCATATCTGACTGTACAGAGGGTTAAATGCGGGAATAATTTTTAACTGTTTTATATAATGGTAAGAATCCTAAATGGGAACATGTGGATGATGAAGTTGCGGAACTCTGGGCTGAGGAACACTTTCACTTTGCACTCTGCTGTCAGTGACAGGTTCCACAGGATCAGGCATAGCTTCAGAAGTACCCCTTATTGGGTTTTAATTTTGACTCACTATGCTTAGATTGTGTTTCAATTATGTGATGAACTGTAGTATCAACCCTTTTCCACAATAAACCATGTATTTTAGACCCTTTATTCTCTAGTCAGcccaaacccaccccctcccccaactaatCTCATCCGACACTTTTATCAGCACTAAAGGGAAAATTTGTAATGTGGGTTTGGAGCTAGACGGGACTATTTGAGAGTTAAAATGAACACTAGCCAGCCTGGCTTGATCTCTTTTGCTTTTGAGTGCATTGCAGATAAATACTGTACCAGGAACTATAAAGCTTGTGGCAGATAAGATTTTATATTCATTAATGCTTTAAATGAGTAAAGCGTTTCCTAAGATCAATGTGAAAAATAAAACAATCATTAAGAATTTTCAGTCATCTGGACAAAGAGCAGTCATTAaaatttgaagtttttttttagacGAGTGAAATGCAAGCACATGTTGCTGCAATTTGAATCCTTGTGCTCTCATGGCACTTTCATGCACTCTTGtatatgttttaaatgtgattTCCTCTGTTTCATTCCTTGTCATTTTGATTGTGCTGCCTTAGGGAGAATGGGGTGTGCAAATTTCAGAATGTGAGGCATGAATTATAAGGAGGTTTATTCCTGGGCTGCTTCAGAGCAGATTGTGTGTAGGATGTACATCTAGAGGAAGGGCACAGAGGCTGTGATGTAAATTAAATACTCGTATAGTTCTGTTGATCTCTtcagatctgaaataaaaggaaATGCAGCATGTTCATTTATAGTTAAACTACAGTTATTAGTTGGTATATTGGAATAGTTTTTTATTTGGTTACAATTGCTTATAAGTAATGCTATCTAATTTTCCCTTAACCAAAATTAAtagtatttttcagttaaattatcaGATAACATGAAAGCTACTTCctttaagaaactacaaaaggtgagTTTTCTTGTGAAGGTTATACTAAAGAAAATTCTAGCAAGATATTCTGCTTTGAAAATTATAAGAATgtgtttggggggtgggaatggggaatATGGTCTTGACCCTTATGATAAGGACCTCAGTtaacagctccttctccagctggggttggaatttaaattcgTACAAATTGCCCAGCAAATTCTGTCTGACAATATTTGATGTTTGGATGTCCTGCAAATATGTGAGCACAATATAAAATCCTCAAATGGTTTAGATAACAAATGTGAAAATGTCCTTTTTTGTTATTGGTTTCTTTTCCTTCCTTGGAGCACAGTAAAAGcagcttgttttttaaaaaaaggtgcatATTTATGTGCAATAGCACTCTTTTTGGCTGCATTTGGGTTGATTTTTCTTTTTCTGTAGTTTTACGTTGATCCAGCAAAGCTGCTCCCTCTTCAACGATTTTTGCCCCGGCCACCTGGTGAAAAGGGCCGAGGGAGGGGAGGTCGTGGAGGAGGACGAGGAGGTCGAGGCGGTGGATTTGGAGGTCGAGGCGGTAAGCAGTATTCCATTATTTAAACATTTTTTGATCTCATCAGTGACATTGGTTGCCTTGGAAAGAGTAGTAGATTTCTGTGCTGCAGAAGATAGACAGAGATTAGTGAAAGTGAGAGGAGTGCAGGATGCTATATTCCTGATAACCAGTCAGTGAAGGGGAAAAAAGGAGCGAATCTTGAAATAGAtttattttcagtgtgaatcaTTACATGTACGTACCCCATAGCTTGATtcaacctcctccctccctccctccacccccaccccccctaccgtGCCAGTAAGTGTGCTCAAGTAACCATCCTATCAACGCTGTCCATCTTTATGTACATAGCTCAATTGATACATTTAATGTGCATTATGGTTATCCCACGTGAAGCTACTATTtagtcagagatttacagcatgg includes:
- the gar1 gene encoding H/ACA ribonucleoprotein complex subunit 1, whose product is MSFRGGRGGGGGGFGRGGRGGGGGFGGGRGGGGGGYGGGGRGGGGGYGGGGRGGGFGGGRGGRGGGGFRGGGRGGFSRGYDQGPPDSVVVLGHFMHPCEDEIVCKCTSEENKVPYFNAPVYLENKEQIGKVDEIFGQLRDFYFSVKLSDNMKATSFKKLQKFYVDPAKLLPLQRFLPRPPGEKGRGRGGRGGGRGGRGGGFGGRGGGFRGGRGGGFRGGRGGRGFRGGR